From Streptomyces sp. CMB-StM0423, a single genomic window includes:
- a CDS encoding ABC transporter permease, whose protein sequence is MRVHQSADTGQPPALSPAADRPPDPPTAVVPVPAAPSPAARLKAVPDAALGVLGIVLFAGVLELLPRAGAVPAKYLPPFSEMVRALGDELGTPVFWTALLDTVEGWAYGLAIALVAGTVLGLVIGGVEVLRKATASTIEFLRPIPSVALIPLAVLVLGTGLGSTLLLVVYAAFWPVLLQVLSGVRDVDPVARDTAVGYGFSPWARLRYVVWPTTLPYLMTGLRLAASVALILAVSSQLIIGSPGLGSEIARAQSSNAIPRMYALVLVAGALGVCVNVLARLLERRVLSWHTSVRTEAGA, encoded by the coding sequence GTGAGAGTTCACCAGAGCGCCGACACCGGGCAGCCGCCCGCGCTGTCGCCGGCGGCGGACCGGCCCCCGGACCCGCCCACCGCGGTCGTCCCCGTCCCCGCCGCACCCTCGCCCGCGGCCCGGCTGAAGGCCGTGCCCGACGCCGCGCTCGGCGTCCTCGGCATCGTCCTGTTCGCCGGCGTGCTGGAACTGCTGCCGCGTGCGGGCGCGGTGCCCGCGAAGTACCTGCCGCCGTTCAGCGAGATGGTCCGCGCGCTCGGCGACGAGCTGGGCACGCCGGTCTTCTGGACCGCCCTGCTCGACACCGTCGAGGGCTGGGCGTACGGCCTGGCCATCGCCCTGGTCGCGGGCACGGTGCTGGGGCTGGTGATCGGCGGCGTCGAGGTGCTGCGCAAGGCCACCGCGTCCACCATCGAGTTCCTGCGGCCGATCCCCTCGGTGGCGCTGATACCCCTGGCGGTGCTCGTGCTGGGCACCGGCCTCGGCTCGACGCTGCTGCTGGTGGTCTACGCGGCCTTCTGGCCCGTGCTCCTCCAGGTGCTCAGCGGCGTCCGCGACGTCGACCCGGTCGCCCGCGACACCGCCGTCGGCTACGGCTTCTCGCCCTGGGCGCGGCTGCGTTACGTGGTGTGGCCGACCACGCTGCCGTACCTGATGACAGGGCTGCGGCTGGCCGCCTCCGTGGCGCTGATCCTGGCCGTCAGCTCCCAGCTCATCATCGGCAGCCCCGGGCTCGGCAGCGAGATCGCCCGCGCCCAGTCCAGCAACGCGATCCCGCGGATGTACGCGCTGGTGCTGGTGGCCGGCGCGCTCGGGGTCTGCGTGAACGTGCTGGCCCGGCTGCTGGAGCGGCGCGTGCTGTCCTGGCACACCTCGGTACGGACGGAGGCCGGCGCGTGA
- a CDS encoding ABC transporter substrate-binding protein: MPSLCRRHRALSIAAGAALLLTAATACGSDGGGEDTGSGPTDITLGVIPIIDIAPVKLGIEKGFFKEQDLNPKLQNSQGGAAITPAVVSGDYQFGYSNIVSLLIAKSEGVPVTMLSVGARASDDVLDDGSGQLMTKDDGIEDVAGLEGKTIAVNTLLGINEVAVRASLEDAGLDRDAAKLVEVPIPDMPAALDKGNVDAAMLSEPFISIVEKDGGHALPVSYAGMGKQLPFAGWFASESYAGENPEVVERFTKALQKSLRYAEEHPDEARAVLNTYLDLDEGLTDDLTLPGWNPESDRDEIAGLAQLTADAGLIDNLDPLDDLLAD; encoded by the coding sequence ATGCCGTCATTGTGCCGTCGTCACAGAGCCCTCTCCATAGCGGCCGGAGCCGCTCTCCTCCTCACCGCCGCGACCGCCTGCGGCTCGGACGGCGGGGGAGAGGACACCGGCTCGGGACCCACGGACATCACCCTCGGGGTCATCCCCATCATCGACATCGCACCCGTCAAGCTCGGCATCGAGAAGGGCTTCTTCAAGGAGCAGGACCTCAACCCGAAGCTGCAGAACTCCCAGGGCGGCGCCGCGATCACCCCCGCGGTCGTCAGCGGCGACTACCAGTTCGGCTACTCCAACATCGTCAGCCTCCTCATCGCCAAGAGCGAGGGGGTGCCGGTCACGATGCTCTCGGTCGGGGCGCGCGCCTCCGACGACGTGCTGGACGACGGCTCCGGCCAGCTCATGACCAAGGACGACGGCATCGAGGACGTCGCCGGCCTGGAGGGCAAGACCATCGCCGTCAACACCCTCCTCGGCATCAACGAGGTCGCCGTACGCGCCAGCCTGGAGGACGCAGGACTGGACCGGGACGCCGCCAAGCTCGTCGAGGTGCCCATCCCCGACATGCCCGCCGCGCTCGACAAGGGCAACGTCGACGCCGCCATGCTGAGCGAGCCGTTCATCAGCATCGTGGAGAAGGACGGCGGGCACGCGCTGCCCGTCAGCTACGCCGGCATGGGCAAGCAGCTCCCGTTCGCGGGCTGGTTCGCCTCCGAGTCGTACGCGGGCGAGAACCCCGAGGTCGTCGAGCGGTTCACGAAGGCGCTGCAGAAGTCCCTGCGCTACGCCGAGGAGCACCCGGACGAGGCGCGCGCCGTACTCAACACCTACCTCGACCTCGACGAGGGCCTCACCGACGACCTGACGCTCCCCGGCTGGAACCCCGAGTCCGACCGCGACGAGATCGCCGGGCTGGCCCAACTGACCGCCGACGCCGGTCTGATCGACAACCTCGACCCGCTGGACGACCTGCTCGCCGACTGA
- a CDS encoding 2-keto-4-pentenoate hydratase, with product MSVWTVERTVDELLRRERERRDGGRITDEWPGLDLGTAYRAQDELLARKVAAGERVIGVKLGLTSAAKQRRMGIDAPLTGWLTDAMVLPAGAPVPLAETIHPRVEPEIVFTLGRRLAGPGVTEASALAAVAEVRAGFEVIDSRYRDFSFALPDVVADNASSCRFAVSADPVDPAGLDLAAETCRLTVDGEVVDTATGAAVQGHPARALALAANALSRRGIALEAGWTVLTGGLTDAVFVEPGRTISAEFATLGTVTAVGG from the coding sequence ATGAGCGTATGGACGGTCGAGCGCACCGTCGACGAACTGCTCCGCCGCGAGCGGGAGCGTCGCGACGGCGGGCGGATCACCGACGAGTGGCCCGGCCTCGACCTGGGCACCGCCTACCGGGCGCAGGACGAGCTGCTGGCCCGCAAGGTCGCCGCGGGGGAGCGGGTCATCGGCGTCAAGCTGGGGCTGACATCCGCCGCGAAGCAGCGGCGGATGGGCATCGACGCCCCGCTGACCGGCTGGCTCACGGACGCGATGGTGCTGCCGGCGGGCGCGCCCGTACCGCTGGCGGAGACCATCCACCCGCGCGTCGAGCCCGAGATCGTCTTCACCCTGGGCCGGCGGCTCGCGGGGCCCGGGGTGACGGAGGCGAGCGCGCTCGCCGCCGTCGCGGAGGTACGCGCCGGGTTCGAGGTCATCGACAGCCGCTACCGCGACTTCAGCTTCGCCCTCCCCGACGTCGTCGCCGACAACGCCTCGTCCTGCCGGTTCGCCGTCTCCGCGGACCCCGTGGACCCGGCGGGACTCGACCTCGCCGCCGAGACCTGCCGGCTCACCGTCGACGGCGAGGTCGTCGACACCGCCACCGGCGCGGCCGTCCAGGGCCATCCGGCCCGGGCGCTCGCCCTCGCCGCCAACGCCCTGTCCCGGCGCGGTATCGCCCTCGAAGCAGGGTGGACCGTGCTCACCGGCGGGCTCACCGACGCCGTGTTCGTCGAACCCGGGCGGACGATCTCCGCCGAGTTCGCGACGCTCGGCACCGTCACCGCCGTCGGCGGCTGA
- a CDS encoding cytochrome c biogenesis CcdA family protein yields the protein MSADIGYLTAFLGGLLALLSPCSALLLPSFFAYSISGAGRLLARTAIFYAGLCTTLVPLGVAGSFASRLFYGHRELLIAVGGWTVVALGVAQFFGFGFGSRRMQQAAGRIRPESAVSVYVLGAVYGFAGFCAGPILGSVLTVSALGGDTVYGGVLLACYALGMAAPLFVLAVLWHRFDLGRRRWLRGRPVRVGKLELHSTQMLSGALFVVLGAVFLAFDGTGALPGAVGVEDEFALEQWTRDVGSAVPDVVLVAVAAAVALAAAAAAGRRRSRAARNPPDVQGELPAAEGETRAGNAGGTGVRS from the coding sequence GTGAGCGCGGACATCGGCTATCTCACCGCCTTCCTCGGCGGCCTGCTCGCCCTCCTCAGCCCGTGCAGCGCGCTGCTGCTGCCCTCCTTCTTCGCCTATTCGATCAGCGGCGCCGGCCGCCTCCTGGCCCGTACCGCGATCTTCTACGCCGGACTGTGCACCACCCTGGTGCCGCTCGGCGTGGCCGGCTCGTTCGCCAGCAGGCTCTTCTACGGCCACCGCGAGCTGCTGATCGCCGTCGGCGGCTGGACGGTCGTCGCGCTGGGCGTGGCCCAGTTCTTCGGCTTCGGCTTCGGCTCGCGGCGGATGCAGCAGGCCGCGGGGCGGATCAGGCCGGAGTCGGCGGTGAGCGTGTACGTGCTGGGCGCGGTGTACGGCTTCGCCGGGTTCTGTGCCGGGCCGATCCTGGGGTCGGTGCTGACGGTGTCGGCGCTCGGCGGCGACACCGTGTACGGCGGGGTGCTCCTCGCCTGCTACGCCCTGGGCATGGCGGCGCCGCTGTTCGTGCTCGCCGTCCTGTGGCACCGGTTCGACCTGGGCCGCCGGCGCTGGCTGCGCGGGCGCCCGGTCCGCGTCGGGAAGCTGGAGCTGCACTCGACGCAGATGCTCTCCGGCGCCCTGTTCGTCGTCCTGGGCGCGGTGTTCCTGGCGTTCGACGGCACCGGTGCGCTGCCGGGCGCGGTCGGGGTGGAGGACGAGTTCGCGCTGGAGCAGTGGACCCGGGACGTCGGTTCCGCCGTACCCGACGTGGTGCTCGTCGCCGTCGCGGCGGCGGTCGCCCTCGCCGCCGCCGCCGCGGCCGGCCGGCGCCGGAGCCGCGCGGCGCGGAACCCCCCTGACGTGCAAGGGGAGTTGCCCGCGGCGGAGGGAGAGACGCGGGCCGGCAACGCGGGTGGCACGGGGGTCCGGAGCTGA
- a CDS encoding DsbA family protein: MNTDTSKRTRKASTLVVALILAAALGLGTLSLFAGSGSDSGSGGGRTADADRGGSAGKDAPSAQDQALLALQRRAAGDPMALGKKDAPVVLIEYSDFQCPFCGKFARDTKPELVEKYVAAGVLRIEWRHFPIFGDESQAAARAGWAAGQQGRFWEFHDVAYGEERKKNSGEFAGDELIAMAKEAGVRDLARFERDMAGTAAEEAVNGDAAEGQNLGVTSTPAFLVNTTPVLGAQPTEVFEEAIDEARKAAGEAE, translated from the coding sequence ATGAACACCGACACCAGCAAGCGCACCCGCAAGGCGTCCACCCTCGTCGTCGCCCTGATCCTCGCCGCCGCCCTGGGCCTCGGCACCCTCTCCCTCTTCGCCGGATCCGGCTCCGACTCCGGCTCCGGCGGCGGCCGTACGGCGGACGCCGATCGCGGGGGCAGCGCCGGGAAGGACGCGCCGTCCGCGCAGGACCAGGCGCTGCTCGCCCTCCAGCGGCGTGCCGCCGGCGACCCGATGGCCCTGGGGAAGAAGGACGCGCCGGTGGTCCTCATCGAGTACTCCGACTTCCAGTGCCCGTTCTGCGGCAAGTTCGCCCGCGACACCAAGCCCGAGCTGGTCGAGAAGTACGTGGCCGCGGGCGTGCTGCGGATCGAGTGGCGCCACTTCCCGATCTTCGGCGACGAGTCGCAGGCCGCCGCCCGGGCCGGCTGGGCGGCCGGGCAGCAGGGACGGTTCTGGGAGTTCCACGACGTGGCCTACGGCGAGGAGCGGAAGAAGAACAGCGGCGAGTTCGCCGGCGACGAGCTGATCGCCATGGCGAAGGAGGCCGGGGTGAGGGACCTGGCGCGCTTCGAGCGGGACATGGCAGGCACGGCCGCCGAGGAGGCCGTGAACGGTGACGCCGCCGAGGGCCAGAACCTCGGCGTGACCAGCACCCCCGCCTTCCTCGTCAACACCACGCCCGTGCTGGGCGCCCAGCCCACCGAGGTCTTCGAAGAAGCCATCGACGAGGCCCGCAAGGCGGCGGGGGAGGCGGAGTGA
- a CDS encoding NADAR family protein — MGELPGSVGELRAAAEEGRRLKYLYFWGHRPQRQGVVDAACFSQWWPVEFEVDGVAYATAEHWMMAAKARLFGDEAAVARILATRHPGAAKAEGRKVRGFDEAVWEEHRFAAVVRGNLAKFGRHPDLGVYLLGTGGRILVEASPVDRVWGIGLAATDDRAQDPGAWRGLNLLGFALMEVRATLGGRAAAGTS, encoded by the coding sequence GTGGGTGAACTGCCGGGGTCCGTCGGGGAGTTGCGTGCCGCGGCGGAGGAGGGGCGCAGGCTGAAGTACCTGTACTTCTGGGGGCACCGTCCCCAGCGCCAGGGCGTGGTGGACGCGGCCTGCTTCAGTCAGTGGTGGCCGGTGGAGTTCGAGGTGGACGGCGTCGCGTACGCGACCGCCGAGCACTGGATGATGGCGGCCAAGGCGCGGCTGTTCGGCGACGAGGCGGCGGTGGCGCGGATACTCGCGACCCGCCACCCCGGGGCGGCGAAGGCCGAGGGGCGGAAGGTGCGGGGGTTCGACGAGGCGGTGTGGGAGGAGCACCGGTTCGCGGCGGTGGTGCGCGGCAACCTGGCCAAGTTCGGCCGGCACCCCGACCTCGGCGTGTACCTCCTCGGCACCGGCGGCCGGATCCTGGTGGAGGCGAGCCCGGTCGACCGCGTCTGGGGCATCGGCCTGGCCGCCACCGACGACCGGGCGCAGGATCCCGGTGCGTGGCGTGGGCTGAACCTGCTGGGCTTCGCGCTCATGGAGGTACGGGCCACGCTCGGTGGGCGGGCGGCGGCAGGCACCTCATAG
- a CDS encoding amidohydrolase family protein: MDAELFDLSRRRFLQATAAATAVTAGAVLDTPAAAAPRAAAGTLSFTAATNGSATLAPAGDRLVAEVQNVLWSIPRKGGKATALTTAGLEPNRPQFAPDGSRLVVCAYRGGGFHLWTLRPDGSGLTQLTDGPHDDRAPAWSPDGSRIAFCSERGGDPVAGSPYRIWILTVASGELAQVTGLPDQQGPHQGGAWEDFDPAWSPDGARVFFVRAAVGAGGTLAARTVASVAADGPGEVRTEHTETTEAQVMTPAVGPGGRLAYLRTTAAPSASCTLVVDGTPVDLGDADVSPVPPRWISGDALLLTAGGQFRIVNPEAPARPETIPFAAALPVDRPRYRTKAYDFADGGVRRVRAVHLPALSPDASSLAFCALGALWTADVTGGGKPRKVLQAEKTRYVLAPGWTSDGRGLVYADDRDGLFAVRRRDLGSGEETVLAEGGRVFPALSPDGTRLASVDMTGNLVVTDLDSGTEKVLAAPLGAGGLPGRPSWSPDGRYLALCDRNRLNQRFREGYNLIRLVDAATGAARLHPVAPHTSISDRYDSGPVWSPDGRWLAVVAESALWLLPVRPDGTPDGAPRQLTDEAADHPSFSGDGRQVAYLSAGRVRIADVASGAARTVRIPLDYRRPVAPDTVVHAGRLWDGTSDAVRDDADIVIRRGRVTAVEPHRAGRPAERRVDASARTVIPGLWDAHIHPWQSTYGGRQTALQLAYGITTAVSLGGFAYEQARIREAADAGELAGPRLLATGELLDGARVAYSMGRAHGTRAGLRRSLARAEGLDWDFVKTYVRAPGWVMAEAAAFAHERLGVRSGSHLCSPGIQLGQDLTTHLQATQRLEFGHATTASGRAHADLVDIYTATGDFHLIATPFTALPLLGADPALAADPRVTVLMPPWDTAAVVQRAGQPPSEGELRTLATETDVYRRILAADGTVALGTDQPLVPVGLHLHLALRALHRAGLSPAEALRTATVLPARAFGAAKDLGTLEPGKYADVTVIDGDPFTDFATLVRTESVLRGGRPFAQEDLVRSFEPRATPRADADVDWLDVGRLMRRDGCCDTGL, encoded by the coding sequence TTGGACGCCGAGCTCTTCGACCTCTCCCGCCGCCGCTTCCTCCAGGCCACGGCCGCCGCCACCGCGGTCACCGCCGGCGCCGTCCTCGACACCCCGGCCGCCGCCGCACCGCGCGCCGCCGCCGGCACCCTCTCCTTCACCGCCGCCACCAACGGCTCCGCCACCCTCGCCCCGGCCGGCGACCGCCTGGTCGCCGAAGTACAGAACGTCCTGTGGTCGATCCCTCGAAAGGGTGGCAAGGCGACCGCCCTGACCACCGCGGGACTGGAGCCCAACCGCCCGCAGTTCGCGCCCGACGGCAGCCGCCTGGTCGTGTGCGCCTACCGCGGCGGCGGCTTCCACCTGTGGACCCTGCGGCCCGACGGCTCCGGGCTCACCCAGCTCACCGACGGGCCCCACGACGACCGCGCGCCCGCCTGGTCGCCCGACGGCAGCCGCATCGCGTTCTGCTCGGAGCGCGGCGGCGACCCGGTGGCCGGCAGCCCGTACCGCATCTGGATCCTCACGGTCGCCAGCGGCGAACTCGCCCAGGTCACCGGGCTTCCCGACCAGCAGGGTCCCCACCAGGGCGGCGCCTGGGAGGACTTCGACCCGGCCTGGTCGCCGGACGGCGCGCGGGTGTTCTTCGTCCGCGCCGCGGTTGGCGCCGGCGGCACGCTCGCGGCCCGCACCGTCGCCTCCGTGGCCGCGGACGGCCCGGGCGAGGTGCGTACCGAGCACACGGAGACCACCGAGGCGCAGGTGATGACGCCGGCGGTCGGTCCCGGCGGCCGGCTCGCGTATCTCCGTACGACCGCGGCGCCTTCGGCGTCGTGCACGCTCGTCGTCGACGGCACGCCCGTCGACCTCGGGGACGCGGACGTGTCGCCCGTACCGCCCCGCTGGATCTCCGGCGACGCGCTGCTGCTCACCGCAGGCGGCCAGTTCCGCATCGTGAACCCCGAGGCCCCCGCCAGGCCGGAGACGATCCCCTTCGCCGCCGCGCTGCCCGTCGACCGCCCGCGGTACCGCACCAAGGCGTACGACTTCGCCGACGGCGGCGTCCGCCGGGTACGCGCCGTCCACCTGCCCGCGCTGTCGCCCGACGCCAGCAGCCTGGCGTTCTGTGCCCTCGGCGCGCTCTGGACCGCGGACGTCACCGGCGGCGGCAAGCCGCGCAAGGTCCTCCAGGCGGAGAAGACCCGCTACGTGCTCGCCCCCGGCTGGACCTCCGACGGCCGCGGCCTGGTCTACGCCGACGACCGCGATGGACTCTTCGCCGTCCGCCGCCGCGACCTAGGCTCCGGCGAGGAGACCGTACTCGCCGAGGGCGGCCGGGTCTTCCCCGCCCTCTCCCCGGACGGGACGCGGCTCGCCTCCGTCGACATGACCGGCAACCTCGTCGTCACCGACCTCGACTCCGGTACCGAGAAGGTGCTCGCCGCGCCGCTGGGCGCGGGCGGGCTGCCGGGCCGGCCGAGCTGGTCGCCGGACGGGCGCTACCTCGCGCTCTGCGACCGCAACCGGCTCAACCAGCGCTTCCGCGAGGGCTACAACCTCATCCGCCTCGTCGACGCCGCCACCGGCGCCGCCCGCCTCCACCCCGTCGCCCCGCACACCTCGATCTCCGACCGCTACGACTCGGGACCCGTCTGGTCGCCGGACGGCCGGTGGCTGGCGGTGGTCGCGGAGTCCGCGCTGTGGCTGCTGCCCGTACGGCCCGACGGCACCCCGGACGGCGCTCCGCGGCAACTGACCGACGAGGCCGCCGACCACCCGTCCTTCTCCGGCGACGGCCGGCAGGTGGCGTACCTGTCGGCGGGGCGCGTCCGCATCGCCGACGTCGCCTCCGGCGCCGCCCGCACGGTCCGTATCCCGCTCGACTACCGCCGCCCCGTCGCCCCCGACACCGTCGTGCACGCCGGGCGGCTCTGGGACGGCACCTCCGACGCCGTACGCGACGACGCCGACATCGTCATCCGCCGCGGCCGCGTCACGGCCGTCGAACCCCACCGCGCCGGCCGCCCCGCGGAGCGCCGCGTCGACGCCTCCGCGCGGACCGTCATCCCCGGGCTCTGGGACGCCCACATCCACCCCTGGCAGTCCACCTACGGCGGCAGGCAGACCGCGCTGCAACTCGCGTACGGCATCACCACCGCCGTGTCGCTGGGCGGCTTCGCCTACGAACAGGCCCGTATCCGCGAGGCCGCCGACGCCGGCGAGCTGGCGGGCCCCCGGCTGCTGGCCACCGGCGAACTGCTCGACGGCGCGCGCGTCGCGTACAGCATGGGCCGCGCCCACGGCACCCGGGCCGGGCTGCGGCGTTCGCTGGCGCGGGCGGAGGGGCTGGACTGGGACTTCGTCAAGACGTATGTGCGCGCGCCCGGTTGGGTGATGGCGGAGGCGGCGGCGTTCGCGCACGAGCGGCTGGGGGTGCGCAGCGGCAGCCACCTGTGTTCGCCGGGCATCCAGCTCGGCCAGGACCTGACGACGCATCTGCAGGCCACGCAGCGGCTGGAGTTCGGCCACGCGACGACGGCCTCGGGACGCGCGCACGCCGATCTCGTCGACATCTACACCGCCACCGGCGACTTCCACCTCATCGCCACCCCCTTCACCGCGCTCCCGCTGCTCGGCGCCGACCCGGCGCTGGCCGCGGACCCGCGGGTGACGGTCCTGATGCCGCCGTGGGACACCGCGGCCGTCGTCCAGCGCGCCGGGCAGCCGCCCAGCGAGGGGGAGTTGCGGACCCTGGCCACCGAGACGGACGTCTACCGCCGGATCCTGGCCGCGGACGGCACCGTCGCCCTCGGCACCGACCAGCCGCTCGTCCCCGTGGGCCTCCACCTCCACCTCGCCCTGCGCGCCCTGCACCGCGCCGGCCTCTCCCCGGCCGAGGCGCTCCGCACCGCCACGGTGCTCCCGGCCCGCGCCTTCGGCGCGGCGAAGGACCTCGGCACGCTGGAGCCGGGCAAGTACGCCGACGTGACGGTGATCGACGGCGACCCGTTCACGGACTTCGCCACGCTGGTGCGCACCGAGTCGGTCCTGCGCGGCGGCAGGCCGTTCGCACAGGAGGACCTGGTGCGCTCCTTCGAACCGCGGGCGACCCCGCGCGCGGATGCGGACGTGGACTGGCTGGACGTCGGCCGCCTCATGCGCCGAGACGGCTGCTGCGACACGGGCCTGTAG
- a CDS encoding heavy-metal-associated domain-containing protein codes for MSEGNSCCSTDGSCGGGATTEAAAPQTGTVFTVSGMTCAHCEASVTKEISALPGVTSVKADAATGTVSVQAGAALDDAQVRGAVEEAGYELVGQA; via the coding sequence ATGAGCGAAGGCAACTCCTGCTGCTCCACCGACGGCAGTTGCGGCGGCGGCGCCACCACCGAGGCCGCCGCCCCGCAGACCGGCACCGTCTTCACCGTCAGCGGCATGACGTGCGCGCACTGCGAGGCGTCCGTCACCAAGGAGATCTCCGCCCTCCCCGGCGTGACCTCCGTCAAGGCCGACGCCGCCACCGGGACGGTCTCCGTCCAGGCGGGCGCGGCGCTCGACGACGCGCAGGTGCGCGGCGCGGTCGAGGAGGCGGGCTACGAGCTGGTGGGCCAGGCCTGA
- a CDS encoding BlaI/MecI/CopY family transcriptional regulator produces the protein MRRLGELEAEIMERLWGWGRPATARDVLADLNKTRPLAYSTVKTVADILHRKGVLRRAKDGRAWLYEPTLTRQEYTAALMQDALGSNPDPAGALMSFVAQMSTADVDALRSALRSAKRRTGP, from the coding sequence GTGCGACGTCTGGGTGAGCTGGAGGCGGAGATCATGGAACGCCTCTGGGGCTGGGGGCGGCCCGCGACGGCGCGCGACGTCCTCGCGGACCTGAACAAGACGCGGCCCCTCGCCTACAGCACGGTCAAGACCGTCGCCGACATCCTCCACCGCAAGGGGGTCCTCCGGCGCGCGAAGGACGGCAGGGCCTGGTTGTACGAGCCGACCCTGACCCGCCAGGAGTACACCGCCGCGCTGATGCAGGACGCGCTCGGCAGCAACCCCGACCCGGCCGGCGCCCTGATGAGCTTCGTGGCGCAGATGTCCACGGCGGACGTCGACGCGCTGCGCTCCGCCCTGCGGTCGGCGAAGCGGCGGACCGGCCCGTGA
- a CDS encoding M56 family metallopeptidase, whose product MTTVLALAAYAALAGAVAPYALAGARWAYRAPKAAVVVWQGLMAAFVVTAASAVYQLALAEQHMHGGLTGLLGVCGLSRAATGGAAPTAADALPLLPPLVVVLVPTGWLLHCLRQTARARRRSLDMLAPVGRPAPEYGVTVVDHPAAAVYCLPGRSRRIVVTQGALDALTDAQLRAVLAHERAHLDGRHHLLHATTRAFQRAFPGLPLARLGREQTALLLEMIADDRAMSSHPRDVLATAMYEVAAGQAPEAAFGAGGPGALIRLRRMLAPQHKPRRVTGWSLVAASLAAPLPPLLLACGPALG is encoded by the coding sequence GTGACCACCGTCCTCGCGCTGGCCGCGTACGCCGCCCTCGCCGGGGCGGTGGCACCGTATGCGCTGGCCGGGGCGCGGTGGGCGTACCGGGCGCCGAAGGCCGCGGTGGTCGTCTGGCAGGGGCTGATGGCGGCGTTCGTCGTCACCGCCGCGTCGGCGGTCTACCAACTGGCCCTCGCCGAGCAGCACATGCACGGCGGCCTCACCGGGCTGCTCGGCGTCTGCGGCCTGTCCCGGGCCGCCACCGGCGGCGCCGCGCCGACCGCGGCGGACGCCCTGCCCCTGCTGCCGCCGCTCGTCGTCGTCCTCGTACCGACCGGCTGGCTGCTGCACTGCCTCCGGCAGACGGCGCGTGCGCGGCGCCGCTCCCTCGACATGCTCGCGCCCGTCGGCCGCCCGGCCCCCGAGTACGGGGTGACGGTGGTGGACCACCCCGCGGCGGCCGTCTACTGCCTGCCCGGCAGGTCCCGGCGCATCGTGGTGACGCAGGGGGCGCTCGACGCGCTGACCGACGCGCAGTTGCGGGCCGTGCTGGCGCACGAGCGCGCGCACCTCGACGGCCGTCACCACCTGCTGCACGCCACCACCCGGGCGTTCCAGCGCGCCTTCCCCGGCCTGCCGCTGGCCCGGCTCGGCCGCGAACAGACCGCGCTGCTGCTGGAGATGATCGCGGACGACCGCGCGATGTCCTCGCACCCGCGCGACGTGCTGGCGACCGCGATGTACGAGGTCGCGGCGGGCCAGGCCCCGGAGGCGGCGTTCGGCGCCGGCGGCCCGGGGGCGCTGATCCGGCTGCGCCGGATGCTGGCGCCGCAGCACAAGCCGCGCCGCGTCACCGGCTGGAGCCTGGTCGCCGCCTCCCTCGCCGCGCCGTTACCGCCGCTGCTGCTGGCCTGCGGCCCGGCGCTGGGCTGA